In Cynocephalus volans isolate mCynVol1 chromosome 16, mCynVol1.pri, whole genome shotgun sequence, the following proteins share a genomic window:
- the LOC134364566 gene encoding pleckstrin homology domain-containing family M member 1-like isoform X1, whose product MECYLKLLLHEQAQLCEYYQPTALLRDAEEGSEDIEVQHSGHKIQQSRKLTASSLSLDTAGSSQLFCSLNSDSCLLQENGSKSPDHSEEPMSYDSDLGIANADDSDRSLQEVLSEFSKAQVNSVPTNRLSQELELPTLQTLLSHHGLDTNTHQHTPAELLPAQASSGPRDGGHKQQLLSQVPGTLDLQQPGTAPAVPAGSQASSLLVPGESTEWPAEGPGG is encoded by the exons ATGGAGTGCTACCTGAAACTGCTCCTCCACGAGCAGGCCCAGCTGTGCGAGTACTATCAGCCCACAGCCCTGCTTCGAGACGCCGAGGAGG GTTCAGAGGACATAGAAGTCCAGCACTCGGGCCATAAGATCCAGCAGAGTAGGAAGCTCACTGCCTCCTCGCTCAGCCTGGACACAGCCGGTTCGTCACAGCTGTTCTGCAGCCTAAACTCTGATAGCTGCCTACTCCAAGAGAATGGCTCCAAGAGTCCAGACCATTCCGAGGAGCCCATGTCCTATGACTCAGACCTGGGTATAGCCAATGCTGATGATTCAGACCGATCTCTTCAAGA GGTGTTGTCGGAATTCAGCAAAGCCCAGGTAAACTCTGTGCCAACCAACAGACTGAGCCAAGAATTGGAGCTTCCCACTCTCCAAACCTTGCTGTCCCACCACGGCCTCGACACcaacacacaccaacacacaccgGCAGAGCTCCTTCCTGCCCAAGCATCCTCTGGGCCTCGCGATGGTGGCCACAAGCAGCAGCTGCTTTCCCAGGTGCCTGGCACTCTGGATTTGCAGCAGCCAGGCACTGCCCCAGCTGTCCCTGCAGGGAGCCAGGCCAGCAGCCTTCTAGTACCAGGAGAGTCAACGGAGTGGCCTGCAGAAGGCCCTGGAGGATGA
- the LOC134364566 gene encoding pleckstrin homology domain-containing family M member 1-like isoform X2, whose translation MECYLKLLLHEQAQLCEYYQPTALLRDAEEGSEDIEVQHSGHKIQQSRKLTASSLSLDTAGSSQLFCSLNSDSCLLQENGSKSPDHSEEPMSYDSDLGIANADDSDRSLQEISSLALFST comes from the exons ATGGAGTGCTACCTGAAACTGCTCCTCCACGAGCAGGCCCAGCTGTGCGAGTACTATCAGCCCACAGCCCTGCTTCGAGACGCCGAGGAGG GTTCAGAGGACATAGAAGTCCAGCACTCGGGCCATAAGATCCAGCAGAGTAGGAAGCTCACTGCCTCCTCGCTCAGCCTGGACACAGCCGGTTCGTCACAGCTGTTCTGCAGCCTAAACTCTGATAGCTGCCTACTCCAAGAGAATGGCTCCAAGAGTCCAGACCATTCCGAGGAGCCCATGTCCTATGACTCAGACCTGGGTATAGCCAATGCTGATGATTCAGACCGATCTCTTCAAGA AATCTCATCACTTGCACTTTTTTCCACTTGA